One region of Limnospira fusiformis SAG 85.79 genomic DNA includes:
- a CDS encoding glycosyltransferase family 2 protein, with amino-acid sequence MAKITVCIPTYNRVNLLPIAIASVLEQTEQDFELIVCDDGSTDGTVEIMSRYEDPRLRYIRHQKNIGKSNNMRSGFDAATGEYFIKFDDDDRLTPEFLEKTSAILEQNPTVDFVGTDHWIIDINNNRDQTATDINSVKWGRSQLPEGIVENLLEVVFIQQSFQIGATLCRRQALIDVGYMRPNIQNCEDNDLLVRLALAGKQGYYIPQRLMEYRVHAEQQGLNRAIPYLRDQITYLENFQFPSEKLETIRRSRLAESQLLLGLRMVETGDTQAGRVLIVAGQSASLPKAWTGLAISVLPQPVRKQIFTLLRRAKS; translated from the coding sequence GTGGCTAAAATTACTGTTTGTATTCCTACTTATAACCGGGTTAACCTGTTACCGATCGCCATCGCCAGTGTTCTGGAACAAACCGAACAAGATTTCGAGTTAATTGTCTGTGATGACGGTTCGACTGATGGAACCGTGGAGATTATGTCTCGCTATGAAGACCCGCGATTGCGCTATATTCGCCATCAAAAAAATATTGGCAAAAGTAATAATATGCGATCGGGTTTTGATGCGGCTACGGGGGAATATTTTATTAAATTTGATGATGACGATCGCCTGACTCCAGAATTTCTCGAAAAAACCAGTGCCATTTTAGAGCAAAACCCTACCGTTGATTTTGTAGGGACTGACCACTGGATAATTGATATTAACAATAACCGAGACCAAACCGCCACAGATATTAACTCGGTCAAATGGGGACGCAGCCAACTCCCAGAAGGTATAGTTGAAAATCTCCTAGAAGTAGTATTTATTCAGCAAAGTTTTCAAATAGGAGCTACCCTCTGTCGTCGCCAAGCCTTAATTGATGTGGGGTATATGCGCCCGAATATTCAAAACTGCGAAGATAATGATTTATTAGTGCGTCTCGCCTTAGCCGGAAAGCAGGGATATTATATTCCCCAAAGGTTGATGGAATATCGGGTTCATGCTGAACAACAAGGGTTAAACCGGGCTATTCCTTATTTACGCGATCAAATCACTTATTTAGAAAATTTCCAATTCCCATCAGAAAAGCTGGAAACAATTAGGCGATCGCGCCTGGCTGAATCTCAACTTTTATTAGGGTTGCGAATGGTAGAAACTGGCGATACACAAGCCGGACGAGTCTTAATTGTAGCCGGACAATCAGCATCTCTCCCCAAAGCCTGGACAGGGTTGGCTATTTCTGTGCTTCCTCAACCTGTACGGAAACAAATCTTTACTCTTCTGCGGCGGGCTAAAAGCTAA
- a CDS encoding AAA family ATPase: MNIIANLPGYKITEELYTGSRTLVYRGIRSSDQQPVVIKILRHEYPSFNELVQFRHQYTIAKNLDFPNIVKPLSLEVYGNSYALIMEDCGGVALYQYLESARNKHTKYHYFHVEDFLKIAIQIADTLHYLHQNRVIHKDIKPANLLINPDHQQVKLIDFSISSLLPREAPEVKNPHILEGTLCYISPEQTGRMNRGIDYRSDFYSLGVTCYELLTGKLPFQSSDVMELVHCHLAKQPPPIHEINPNIPIVISEIVSKLMAKNAEDRYQSALGIKYDLEECLHQLQETGNIDSFAIAQQDISDRFMIPEKLYGREAEVQQLLAAFDRVNMNQTEMMLVAGFSGIGKTAVINEVHKPIVRQRGYFIKGKYDQFNRHIPLAAFVQAFRDLMGQILSESDAKIQTWKTEILEAVGENGQVLIDVIPELEEIIGPQPPAVELSGNAAQNRFNLLFQKFLQVFTSQEHPLVIFLDDWQWSDSASLNLLKLLMQETQGYLLILGAYRDHEVSPVHPFILTVDEIIQSGATVNTITLSPLPELDINQLVADTLNCKLSMAKSLAKLVYQKTHGNPFFATQLLKALHDENLIVFEPPKSPFPAGSSQGGWQCDMAKVQALTLTDDVVEFMALQLQKLPKDTQDILKLAACIGADFDLNTLAIVSQKPTHVTAVALWKALQEGLIIPTTKIYKFFTESDNQEVFNSAANPTYRFLHDRIQQASYSLIPDHQKQATHLQIGQLLQHNLSPTEVEEKLFDIVGHLNLGHGLITDTQERETLAQLNLSAAQKARNSTAYVAARNLVETGLELLADDCWESQYQLALNMYVTATETAYLNADFDTMETLSNLVQKSSKNILDKVKIYEIQINALTAQSRMLEAIAVAENALKELGVEFSSQPDEALTAKTLETISQQLEGKKIEDLVNFPVMEDPETLAAMELLGILFAPIFLGNPTILPLLGFTMVSLSLRFGNAPTSTIGYAIYGMVLSAFLGEVKKGYKFGRVALILLDKFNVRKLKALTLLLFGTFLQHRQEPLRSAIPTLKNGYMAAIETGQILYAGYNIFNYFYDNFFAGVRLDNWEGEIDNYCVVLEKAKQDSPLTYLKIKKQMVYNFREIVDSPYLLKGNDYNEIVMIPKHHHDNELTALAVVYIYKLILAYLFGEYHHAGEYIAKADQYLMAVGGTIYIPVFHFYAGLTYLALCSTSKIDQDYSLDMVKSHQKKLAEWAESSPNNHQHKVDLLAAEKCRFFGEKAEAIDLYDRAITGAKDNKYIQEEALANELAAKFYLNWGKAKVAAGYMQDAYYGYAKWGAKAKVADLEKRYPKLLNPILHRPRATNLFKETIARGMMTSTHTSSSISEILDLTTLLQASQAISSEIELDKLISNLLKIVINNAGANKCILVLKQDDKFNVVAILEPGKSPEILPSIPLEASQDLPISVVNNVRRTGKYLVLADARINPRFYADTYIQNNHPKSVICIPIINQGQLMGILYLENNLTIGAFTSDRVELLKFLCSQAAISLENGRLYEESQTYNHKLKQYVEKLELSEARYRYLATATSQIIWLASPEGENLDTVHWIAYTGQTLEEVKGRGWLNALHPDDLPHTTKVWQKAVETKSLYKTEYRIRGADGIYRYFAVQGVPIFAKDGSVKEWIGTCTDIDARRRAENKLREKSQQLEQTLQELQTMQLQLVQNEKMSALGNLVAGVAHEINNPVGCIKCNIPPVINYIKDLLGLIDLYQEKYSVTDDEIQDKIESIELDYIREDLPKLIRAMREAVGRIQDLSVSLRTFSRADTDRPVACHIHDGIDSTLMILKHRLKANQMRPEIQVIKEYGNLPHIKCYAGQLNQVFMNILSNAIDALDESNKGRDYGEINNHILVKTELSGDGNYARIRIKDNGVGISDDVKFKIFEHLFTTKNVGKGTGLGLAIARQIVVDKHSGMLEVNSTLGEGTEFVISIPC, encoded by the coding sequence ATGAATATTATTGCCAACTTACCCGGTTATAAAATCACAGAAGAGTTATACACAGGGAGTAGAACCCTAGTTTATCGAGGCATTCGTAGCAGTGACCAGCAACCTGTAGTTATCAAAATTTTACGACACGAATACCCTAGTTTTAACGAACTTGTCCAATTTCGCCATCAATATACTATTGCCAAAAATCTCGACTTTCCCAATATTGTTAAACCCTTGAGTTTAGAAGTATATGGTAATAGCTATGCTTTAATTATGGAAGATTGTGGGGGAGTTGCCCTATACCAATATTTAGAATCAGCCAGAAATAAACATACCAAATATCACTATTTTCATGTGGAAGATTTTCTAAAAATTGCCATTCAAATTGCCGACACTCTACATTATCTTCACCAAAACAGGGTAATTCACAAAGATATTAAACCTGCCAACCTTTTGATTAATCCTGATCATCAACAAGTTAAATTAATTGATTTTAGTATTTCATCCTTACTACCACGGGAAGCACCAGAAGTTAAAAATCCTCATATTTTAGAGGGGACATTATGCTATATTTCTCCAGAACAAACAGGTCGAATGAATCGAGGGATAGATTATCGAAGCGATTTCTATTCCCTGGGAGTTACCTGCTATGAATTGCTGACCGGAAAACTACCGTTTCAATCGTCAGATGTGATGGAGTTGGTACATTGTCATCTCGCCAAACAGCCCCCACCAATTCACGAAATTAACCCGAATATTCCTATAGTGATATCAGAAATTGTTAGTAAACTGATGGCGAAAAATGCCGAAGATCGCTATCAGAGTGCCTTGGGAATTAAATATGATTTAGAGGAGTGTTTACATCAATTACAAGAAACCGGTAATATTGATAGCTTTGCGATCGCACAACAAGACATAAGCGATCGCTTTATGATTCCCGAAAAACTCTATGGTCGAGAAGCCGAAGTTCAGCAACTATTAGCCGCCTTTGATAGAGTCAATATGAATCAAACCGAAATGATGCTAGTGGCGGGTTTTTCCGGAATTGGTAAAACTGCAGTTATCAATGAAGTTCATAAACCCATAGTCCGACAAAGAGGCTATTTTATTAAAGGTAAATATGACCAATTTAATCGTCATATACCTTTGGCTGCCTTCGTGCAAGCATTCCGGGATTTAATGGGTCAAATTTTATCAGAATCTGATGCTAAAATTCAAACCTGGAAAACCGAGATTCTGGAAGCAGTGGGAGAGAATGGTCAAGTTTTGATTGATGTTATCCCCGAGTTAGAAGAGATTATTGGTCCGCAACCACCAGCCGTAGAATTATCAGGTAATGCTGCCCAAAATCGCTTTAATCTACTGTTTCAAAAATTCCTGCAAGTTTTCACCAGCCAAGAACATCCCCTCGTGATATTTTTAGATGATTGGCAATGGTCAGATTCAGCATCATTAAATTTACTAAAACTATTGATGCAAGAGACTCAAGGATATTTGTTAATCTTAGGAGCCTATCGAGATCATGAAGTTTCACCAGTACATCCGTTTATTTTAACCGTTGATGAGATAATCCAAAGCGGAGCCACAGTTAATACAATTACCTTGTCACCTCTGCCAGAATTAGATATAAATCAGTTAGTAGCAGATACCCTGAATTGTAAACTATCTATGGCTAAATCCTTGGCTAAGTTAGTTTACCAAAAAACCCATGGTAATCCTTTTTTTGCTACCCAGTTACTCAAGGCTTTACATGATGAAAATTTAATTGTATTTGAGCCACCAAAGTCACCCTTTCCAGCCGGCTCAAGTCAAGGGGGATGGCAGTGTGATATGGCGAAAGTGCAGGCTTTAACCCTAACTGATGATGTGGTAGAGTTCATGGCATTACAATTGCAGAAATTGCCTAAAGATACTCAAGATATTTTAAAGTTGGCTGCTTGTATTGGGGCAGATTTTGATTTAAATACTTTAGCAATTGTTAGTCAGAAGCCAACCCATGTAACCGCTGTAGCTTTATGGAAAGCATTACAAGAAGGCTTAATTATTCCGACCACTAAAATTTATAAATTTTTTACTGAATCAGACAATCAAGAGGTTTTTAATAGTGCAGCTAATCCCACCTATCGATTTTTGCACGATCGCATTCAACAAGCCAGTTATTCTTTAATTCCTGACCACCAAAAACAAGCCACTCATCTGCAAATTGGACAATTGCTACAGCACAACTTATCACCGACAGAAGTAGAAGAAAAATTGTTTGATATTGTGGGTCATTTGAATTTAGGTCATGGTTTAATAACTGATACCCAAGAACGAGAAACTTTAGCCCAACTCAACTTATCAGCAGCACAAAAAGCCAGAAATTCTACAGCTTATGTGGCGGCGAGAAATTTGGTGGAAACTGGACTAGAGTTGCTGGCGGATGACTGCTGGGAAAGTCAGTATCAACTGGCTTTAAATATGTATGTTACTGCGACAGAAACTGCCTACTTAAATGCTGATTTTGACACCATGGAAACCCTATCAAATTTGGTGCAAAAATCATCTAAAAATATCCTTGATAAAGTCAAAATTTACGAGATTCAAATAAATGCCCTAACTGCTCAGAGTCGGATGTTAGAAGCGATCGCTGTAGCCGAAAATGCACTTAAAGAACTAGGAGTTGAGTTTTCGTCCCAACCAGATGAAGCCTTGACCGCGAAAACATTAGAAACTATTTCTCAGCAACTAGAAGGCAAAAAAATTGAGGATTTAGTGAACTTTCCAGTTATGGAAGATCCAGAAACCTTGGCGGCTATGGAACTATTAGGGATTTTGTTTGCTCCTATTTTTCTAGGAAATCCTACTATACTACCTCTGTTGGGGTTCACTATGGTTAGTTTATCTCTGAGGTTTGGTAATGCACCTACATCAACCATTGGTTATGCAATTTATGGTATGGTACTTTCTGCCTTTTTAGGAGAGGTTAAAAAAGGTTATAAATTTGGGCGAGTCGCCTTGATTTTACTGGATAAGTTTAATGTCCGAAAACTAAAAGCTCTGACATTACTGCTATTTGGTACTTTTCTTCAGCATCGCCAAGAACCATTAAGATCCGCTATTCCTACCCTCAAAAATGGTTATATGGCAGCCATAGAAACTGGTCAAATTCTCTATGCTGGTTATAACATTTTTAACTACTTTTATGATAATTTCTTCGCGGGAGTGCGTCTAGATAATTGGGAAGGAGAAATTGACAATTACTGTGTAGTTTTAGAGAAAGCCAAACAAGATTCTCCCCTAACCTACCTGAAGATTAAAAAGCAGATGGTGTATAATTTTCGGGAAATTGTCGATTCACCATATTTATTGAAGGGGAACGACTACAATGAAATAGTGATGATTCCTAAGCATCATCATGATAATGAATTAACTGCTCTGGCTGTGGTCTATATCTATAAATTGATTCTTGCTTATCTATTTGGTGAATATCATCATGCTGGGGAATATATTGCCAAAGCTGATCAATATTTGATGGCAGTGGGAGGAACAATTTATATTCCGGTTTTCCATTTCTATGCTGGTTTAACCTATTTAGCTTTATGCTCCACGTCAAAAATTGACCAAGATTATAGTCTGGATATGGTTAAAAGTCATCAGAAAAAATTAGCGGAATGGGCAGAGTCTTCCCCCAATAATCATCAGCATAAAGTTGATTTGTTAGCGGCTGAAAAATGTCGATTCTTTGGAGAAAAAGCAGAGGCTATTGATTTATACGATCGCGCTATTACCGGAGCCAAAGACAACAAATATATCCAAGAAGAAGCCTTAGCTAATGAACTAGCGGCTAAATTTTACCTAAATTGGGGTAAAGCTAAAGTTGCCGCTGGGTATATGCAAGATGCCTATTATGGTTATGCTAAATGGGGTGCAAAAGCTAAGGTGGCGGATTTAGAAAAACGCTATCCTAAACTGTTGAACCCGATTTTACACCGACCTCGTGCTACTAATTTATTCAAGGAAACTATTGCCAGGGGTATGATGACTTCTACTCATACTTCTAGTAGCATTTCCGAAATCCTGGATTTAACAACTTTGCTGCAAGCATCTCAAGCTATTTCTAGTGAAATTGAATTAGACAAGCTGATTAGTAACTTGTTAAAAATAGTGATTAATAATGCGGGAGCTAATAAGTGTATATTGGTGCTTAAACAAGATGATAAATTTAATGTAGTTGCCATATTAGAACCCGGAAAATCACCGGAGATATTACCATCAATTCCCCTAGAAGCTAGTCAAGATTTGCCGATTAGTGTAGTTAATAATGTTCGCCGTACTGGCAAGTATTTAGTGCTGGCAGATGCCAGAATAAATCCCAGGTTTTATGCTGATACTTATATCCAAAATAACCATCCTAAAAGTGTTATCTGTATCCCGATTATCAACCAAGGTCAGTTGATGGGTATTTTATATTTGGAAAATAATTTAACTATAGGAGCCTTTACGAGCGATCGCGTTGAGTTGCTCAAATTTCTCTGTTCTCAAGCTGCCATTTCTCTGGAAAACGGGCGACTTTATGAGGAATCACAGACTTATAATCACAAACTAAAACAATATGTAGAAAAACTAGAATTAAGTGAAGCACGTTATCGTTATTTAGCCACTGCTACATCTCAAATTATTTGGCTGGCTAGTCCTGAAGGAGAAAACCTAGATACAGTTCATTGGATTGCATATACTGGACAAACCCTAGAAGAAGTCAAGGGAAGGGGATGGCTAAATGCCTTGCATCCTGATGATCTCCCTCACACTACTAAAGTTTGGCAAAAAGCAGTGGAAACTAAGAGTTTATATAAGACCGAATACCGCATTCGTGGCGCTGATGGTATTTACCGTTATTTTGCTGTTCAAGGAGTCCCTATTTTCGCCAAAGATGGTAGTGTGAAAGAATGGATTGGCACTTGCACTGATATTGATGCGCGCAGACGTGCTGAAAATAAACTGCGTGAAAAATCTCAGCAGTTGGAGCAAACTTTACAGGAACTGCAAACTATGCAACTGCAACTGGTGCAGAATGAAAAAATGTCAGCTTTAGGAAATTTAGTGGCAGGTGTTGCCCATGAAATTAACAATCCCGTGGGCTGTATTAAGTGCAATATTCCCCCGGTGATTAATTATATTAAAGACTTGTTGGGTTTGATTGATTTATACCAAGAAAAATATTCTGTGACTGATGATGAGATTCAAGATAAAATAGAATCCATAGAACTGGATTATATCCGAGAAGATTTGCCCAAATTAATTAGAGCAATGCGGGAGGCAGTCGGACGCATTCAAGATCTAAGTGTAAGTTTAAGAACTTTCTCCCGCGCCGATACTGATCGCCCGGTTGCTTGCCATATTCACGATGGCATTGATAGTACATTGATGATTCTGAAGCATCGCCTAAAAGCTAACCAGATGCGCCCAGAAATTCAAGTAATTAAGGAATACGGTAATCTACCCCATATTAAGTGTTATGCTGGACAGTTAAATCAGGTATTTATGAATATTTTAAGTAATGCTATTGATGCTTTAGATGAATCAAATAAAGGGCGAGATTATGGGGAAATTAATAATCATATTTTGGTAAAAACTGAGTTATCTGGTGACGGCAACTATGCCAGGATTCGGATTAAAGATAATGGCGTGGGTATCAGTGATGATGTCAAATTTAAAATATTTGAGCATTTATTTACTACCAAAAATGTGGGTAAAGGTACGGGTTTAGGATTAGCGATCGCTAGACAAATTGTGGTTGATAAACACTCAGGTATGCTAGAAGTAAATTCAACTTTAGGTGAGGGTACAGAATTTGTGATTTCTATTCCTTGTTAA
- a CDS encoding nucleotide-diphospho-sugar transferase superfamily, with protein sequence MASCGIYTLANDVVFDQLVAFLNSVEVNVSPDIPICIIPYDDRMEQVKKEIGDRPNVSIYEDQQEIQRWEDFAKEVWMNHPLAFQKSNARLIESRMRFQRKMAAFQGYFDKFLFYDADTLAMKPVDDMFLKLDTYKTSKRIIT encoded by the coding sequence ATGGCATCTTGTGGTATATACACTTTAGCAAATGATGTGGTTTTCGATCAACTGGTAGCTTTTTTAAATAGCGTAGAGGTTAATGTGAGTCCAGATATACCTATTTGTATTATTCCCTATGATGACCGTATGGAGCAGGTAAAAAAGGAAATTGGCGATCGCCCCAATGTTAGCATTTATGAAGATCAGCAAGAGATCCAGCGATGGGAAGATTTTGCTAAAGAAGTGTGGATGAACCATCCCCTAGCATTTCAGAAAAGTAATGCTCGCCTCATTGAATCAAGAATGCGTTTTCAGAGAAAAATGGCGGCTTTTCAAGGATACTTTGATAAGTTTTTATTTTATGATGCTGATACTTTAGCGATGAAACCGGTAGATGATATGTTTCTGAAACTAGATACCTACAAAACAAGCAAACGTATCATCACTTAG